The following are encoded together in the Choloepus didactylus isolate mChoDid1 chromosome 7, mChoDid1.pri, whole genome shotgun sequence genome:
- the LOC119540713 gene encoding RLA class II histocompatibility antigen, DP alpha-1 chain-like, translated as MHLEEMRSQTRALILRALTLAALLSPRGAGAPKEPPEVTVFPKEPVELGQPNTLICHLDKFFPPVLNVTWLRNGQPVTKGVGESLFLPSTEFRFHKFHYLTFLPTAENVYDCQVEHCGLDGLLLQHWEAQEPIQVPETMETVVCALGLAVGLVGIIAGTVVVCPGCISGFTGSCESSRGGKGTQGEAIHLFKVTQLESC; from the exons ATGCACCTCGAAGAGATGAGGAGCCAGACCAGAGCCTTGATCCTGCGAGCCCTCACCCTGGCTGCCCTGCTGAGCCCCCGAGGAGCCGGGGCCCCCAAGG AGCCCCCCGAGGTGACCGTGTTTCCCAAAGAGCCTGTGGAGCTGGGCCAGCCCAACACCCTCATCTGCCACCTGGACAAGTTCTTCCCGCCAGTGCTCAACGTCACGTGGCTGCGCAATGGGCAGCCGGTCACTAAGGGTGTCGGCGAGAGCCTCTTCCTGCCCAGCACAGAATTCAGATTCCACAAGTTCCACTACCTGACATTCCTTCCCACGGCCGAGAACGTCTATGACTGCCAGGTGGAGCACTGTGGCCTGGACGGGCTGCTCCTCCAGCACTGGG AGGCCCAGGAGCCCATCCAGGTGCCTGAGACGATGGAGACTGTGGTCTGTGCCCTAGGCCTGGCGGTGGGGCTGGTGGGCATCATTGCTGGCACTGTTGTCGTGTGTCCTGGATGCATCTCCGGGTTCACAGGTTCCTGTGAATCATCTAGAG GGGGGAAAGGGACACAAGGAGAGGCCATCCatctgttcaaggtcacacagctcgaAAGCTGTTGA